The sequence CCGCTGTCGTGCGGGGCGTCAGCCCCTGCGGGGCCTCAGCGCCTGCGGTCCGGGGTCACTTGCCCAGGTACGCGCTGTGGATCGTCACCGACGACTTGTTGCCCTTCTTGTCCGTGACGTTGGCCTTGAAGGAGATGGCCTTCCCCTTCGCCGGGTTCCTCACGGAGATCTTGCCCTTCTTGACGGTGACCTTCTTCCAGGTCTTGCCGTCGTTGTAACTCACGTACACCGTGAGCGACTTGAGGTTCTTGCCGGCGGCCGAGCCCTGCACCTTCACCGGCACCGATACGGCCTTGCCCGCCTTGGCCCGGCCGTCCGTGGTCAGCGCGGGGCTGAAGCGGACGGTGGACGCCGGGAGCTGGGCGCCCGGCGTCTTCTTGGAGCGGAACGACCAGCTCGCGTCGGTCCGGGTGGACAGCGCACCGATCTTCGCGCTGTGCCGCACCGAGGTGGTGAGCCGGTAGTCGGCGGCACCCGAGGGGACCTTGAAGAACTCGTCGCCCGTCAGCGGGTCATCGTTCTGGGCGATCTTCTTGCCGTTGCGGTAGAGGACCGTCTTCACCGAGGAGAGCTCCGGCGAACCGTAGTTGCCCTTGCCGTCGGCCAGGACCGGCAGGGCGGCGGTGATGTCGTTGCCGCTGCGGAAGATGCCCGACTCCGAGGACAGCAGGGGACCGAAGACCCCGGTGTTCACGGTCCTGGTGTAGCTCTTGCCGCCCTTGTACGCGGCCTCGTCGCCGACCATGTAGTACGCCTCGGTCAGCGGGAAGCCTTCCGGGGTGTGCCCGCCGACCTGCTGGAAGTCGAAGCTCCAACGGGCCTTGTCGAGGGTGGAGACGCGGACCGTGCGGGTACCGGGCAGCTTCTGCTCGACCGCTGTGCCGAAGAACTGCTCACTGTCGGGCAGCGAGGCCCACGCGTAGATCTGGCCGGTCTTCCTGGCGACCGCGCCGACACCCATGGACACCTTCAGCGTGGCGAACTGACCGGCCGTGAACTTTCGGCTGTAGCCCGTCGCGAGCTGCTTCACCTTTCCGCCGAGCGCGACGTTGTACTCGCTCGACGCGCCCTTGGTCCAGTTGCCCGTCCAGCTCTGGGAGAGCGAACCGTCGGTGATCTGCGGACCGACGTGGGCGGTGCCGAAGCCCTTCGTGTCGCCCAGGATCCAGCCGAAGCTCGCCTCGCTGTTCTTGGTCGAGACCGTGTACTCGGTCAACAGGCCCTGGGCCTTGGTGCCCTTCTCCGGCAGCGTGAAGGAGACCGGCTTCGCCGTGCGGGCGTCCAGCGTGACCGCGGTGGCACCGGTGACGTTCAGCTTCGGCTGAGCGAGCCAGTCGACGCCGGCCTCGGGGTTCTCGCTCGCGTAGATGTTGGCGTTCAGCGCGTACGTGCCCTTGGGCAGCCGCACCTTGGCCACTCCGTCGGTGACCACGGGGGCGACCGAGGCCCCCAGACCGTCGAGCGCGTCCAGAGCGACCTCCGCGAAGGCGGGGGCCCCGCCGGTGCGGCCGATGGTCTTCAGCGTGACGTCGTACGCCTCGCCCTCACGCTCGACCGCGGCCGCGGTGCGGACGCTCTGCCCGCCACCGGTGCCCACGACATACGCGGAGTACGAGCCGTTCTCCGCGCCGCCGAGCCGGGTGTCGGCCGTCAGCTCCACGTCGGTGGTGCCGCCCGCGGGGACGGTGACCTTGTCGGCGCCGAGGACGAAGAAGCCGGCCGGGGCGGGCTTGCCCTTCGGTCCGGTGCCCGCCACCGTCAGATCGAGCGTGACATCGCTCGTACCGAGGTTGCGGTACGTCACCTTCTTCGTGGCCGGGGTGTCATCGGTGTGCGGCCACTCCTGCACACCGAAACTCACCGAGACCGGGTCGGCGACGATGCTCTGGCCGAGCGCCCTGTCGACGGCGATCCGCCCCGAGCCCTGCTGGAACGCGTTGTACGCGCCCGGCTTCGTGGAGGCCGTCAGCGCGCCCTTCAGCTCGGTGTACGTCCACTGCGGGTGCTGCTGCTTGAGGAGCGCCGCGGCGCCCGCGACATGCGGGGTCGCCATCGACGTACCGGAGATGCTCAGGTAGCCGGGCGGGTTCTGGCCGACCTCCTGGTCGATCGCCGAACCGGGGGCGGCGGCCGCCGTGATGTCCACGCCGGGGGCGGTCACATCGGGCTTGATGGCACCGTCACCGATGCGCGGACCGCGGCTGGAGAAGTCCGCCAGCACGTTCTTGTCGTCGACGGCACCGACGGTCAGCGCGGCGTCCGCACTGCCCGGCGAGCCCACCGTGCCCGCCCCGTCGCCCTCGTTGCCCGCCGCGATGGCGAACAGGACGCCCTTCTCGGCCGACAGCTTGTTGACCGCCGCTTCGAGCGGGTCGATCTCGGGGGTGTCGCCGCCGCCGAGGCTCAGGTTGACGATGTCGGCGCCCTGGGCGACCGCCCACTCCATGCCCGCCAGGATGCCGGAGTCGTCGCCGAAGCCGTCGTCGTCGAGCACCTTGCCTTCGAGCAGCTTGGCGTCCGGGGCCACGCCCTTGAACTTTCCGCCGGACCTGGCGCCCGTACCGGCCGCGATCGAGGACACATGCGTGCCGTGCCCGACCCGGTCCTTGGTGTCGGGCGAGGCGGTGAAGTTCTTCGACGCGAGGATCTGGTTCTTGAGGTCGGGGTGCGTGGGGTCCACACCCGTGTCCAGGACCGCGATCTTCACGCCCTTGCCGGTGTACCCGGCCTGCCAGGCGACCGGTGCGCCGATCTGGGCGACGCTCTTGTCCAGGCTCGCCCGGCGCACCCCGTCCAGCCAGACCCGGTCGACGCCCGCCGCCGTGGTGCGCTGGGGGCTGTGGGCCTGCTTGCTGGTGAGGGCCTGCCAGATGTCCTTGGCGTCCCCCTTCGGCGTGGTCACCGACTCCGCGTTCAGCGACTTCAGGCTCCGGCCGACCCGGGTGGCGCCCGCGTCACGCACTTCGGCCTTCGCGGCCGCCGCCTGTGCTCCCCGGTAGCCGACGATCAGCCGCAGGCCCTTCTGCTGGGCGCGGCGGTTCTCGGGGCGGTTCAGCTCCGTGATGTCGAAGAGCCGTCGGTCCAGCTTTCCGGAGGCGATCAGCCGGTGGGCGTCGGCGGGTATGACGAGCGTGTGCCCGTCGCGTATCCGCTTCTGGACCGGTATCCCGGCACGCCCCTTCGCGGGCTCGAAGCCCACGACCCGTCCCTTGGCGTCGACCGTGACCCGGTCGCCGGTGATGAGCGTCAGATGGTGCGTCGCCCTGGCCGCGGCGCCGGCCCGGGAGCCGGCGGGACCGGCCCTGTCCGGCTGTGCCGCGGCGGGCGTGGTCATCCCCGCCGCGATGGCCACGGCTGCTGCCGCGGCGATCGTCGAAACACACGCGCTCTTCACGTGTCTGCGCAACTCTCCCCCTGGAGAATGAGGCGGTTCCTGGGAACCGTTGGTCTGTGGGCACCGCTGTGCTGCCGATGCCCACAGGTTCATGGAACAAGAGGGGAAATCGTGCGCACGGGTTCACGAAAGTGGTGCATGAGTGAGGAGTTGACGAAAAATGTGCGGGTGAGTGAGCGGAACTGCGGGCGGACGGGCGGAATCACGGGCGGGCAACGTCGATTTCTCGACAGCGGCAGATGAGTTTCGGCGGCTGTGCCGGTCTGCTTGGTGTGGATGCCATGAACCCGATCGTTCTTGTCGTCGAGGGCCGCGTCACCCGGTCCGCCGTGCCGGGTCTCTGCGCGGAACTGGAGTCGCTGCTGCGGAGCCCGCAGGCCGCCGCCCTCGGCCCGGCCGAGGCGGTGGAGTGCGATGTGGGCGGGGTCGTCCAGCCGGATCTGGCCCTGGTCGAGGCGGTGGCCCGGCTGGGGCTCGTGGCGCGCAGGGCGGGCGGCAGGCGGCTACGGCTGCGCCGGGTGCCGCCGGAGGTCCGGACCCTGCTGCGTCTGGTGGGGCTGGCCGATGTGGTGGTCCTGGACGACCCGGAGCAACGGGTTCCAGGGCCGCACCGGCCGCCCGTGCCCTGAGGAGTCTCCCGCTCGGTCCGGGCCGGTGCTCACACAGGTCACCGCGTAGGCGGTACCGCTGTCGCCGGGCTGCGTCGGCAGCGGTGACGGCGGCGGGTCGTCGCAGAGGTGGTCGTACCAGTGCTCCGGCTGCGGTCCCGGTTCCGTGCCCGCACCGGCGGAGGGCCGGGGGGCCGGCCCGCTCGTCGCGGCCGGCTCACCCACCCACTGGGTCAGCCCCCACCCGCCCGCCGCCGGCACGGCCCAGCCGCCCACCAGGCCGTACCGCCATCCCCGGCCGTACCGCCATCCCCGGCCGGAGCGTCGGCTCACGCCGTTTCGGCGGGGAGGTGGTCGGGCAGCCCGAACAGCGGGAACCAGCGCGGGGTGTCCAGGAAGCAGTGCATCGCGGAGATCGCACCGTCCGTGATGTCGATGACCTGCAACGCCCATGGCACGAAACCGGGCCCCTCGGGGTTCGGCTTGTAGTGCGCGAACGCCGGTGTCCCGTTGGCCTCGGTCGCCACCAGACGGGAGCCCGCGCAGCTCGCGCCGAAGGAGAGCATGAAGCCGGTGATGTCCTCGTGCCCCTTCAGCCAGAGGTCGAACGGCGGCATCGTCATCACGGCGTCCTCGTGGAGCAGCGCGGTCAGTGCCGTCATGTCGTAGCCCTCGAACGCCGCCACGTACCGTTCGAGGAGCTTCTGCTGCTCCGCGTCGAGCGGATTCGCGGTGTCCGCGGCCCGGTCCTCGGACTCCGTCAGTGTGGCCCGCGCCCGCTGGAGGGCGCTGTTGACCGAGGCGACCGAGGTGTCGAGCAGTTCGGCGACCTCACTCGCCTTCCAGGCGAGGACCTCGCGCAGGATCAGCACGGCCCGCTGCTTGGGGGGCAGATGCTGAAGTGCGGCGACGAACGCGAGGCGCACCGACTCCCGGGCCACGGCGGCCTCCGCGGGATCTTCCACCGACGGCAGGATCCGGCCGTCCGGCATCGGCTCCAGCCAGGTGTTCTCGGGCAGCGGGTTGAGCGCCGCGCGGGCCAGCGGGGTGGGTCCGCTCAGATCCATCGGCCTGGCCCGCTTGTTGCCCGCGTTCAGCATGTCCAGACAGACGTTCGTCGCGATCCGGTAGAGCCAGGACCGCAGCGAGGAACGGCCCTCGAACTTGTCGAAATTGCGCCAGGCCCTCACCAGGGTGTCCTGGACCGCGTCCTCGGCCTCGAAGGCCGAGCCGAGCATCCGGTAGCAGTAGCCGGTCAGCTCGACCCGGTGCCCTTCCAGACGGCTGTCGACGCTCGCCGTGGCCGTCTTCGTCAGATCGCTCATCGCTCCACCCCTGTTGCGCTGTGACACCGCTCATCCAGCACTCTGGAAGCTACCGCAGGCCACTGACAATCGGGTGGGAAGCACCAAAGCCCCTCACGTTCCGGGCTTGCGTCCGTACACGAAGACGTCGTCGCCCTTCTTCAGCAGCTTCCAGTACGACTTCGCGTCCGCGGGCCGCATGTTGACGCAGCCGCCCGAGCCCGGAGGGTTGTACATGGACTTGGTGACCGAGTGGAACGCCTGGCCGCCGTCGAAGAACTGGGAGTACGGCATCCAGACCTTGTAGATCGTCGACCAGTGCTTGATGTCGCGCCAGTACACCTTGCTCGCGCCGGTACGTGTCTCCGCGCCGTCGCGCCCGGTCCGCACCGGCACCGGCCCGAACTTCAGCTTCTTGCCGTCCTGGATCCAGCTCAGCTGCCGCGTCAGGTCCACGCACGCGATGCGCCCCTTGTCGGTGGGGCACTTCTTCGCCTTGTCGGGGTTCTTCCCGGCGGCCTTCTGGTCGAGCATCGTGTTCATGGTGCGCCAGGTGACCGGCCCCGCGTACCCGATGGTGGGCGTGATCCCGTGGGCCTTCTGGAACTTCTGGGTGGCCTTGCAGTCGGCCGTCGACTGCTTGCCGTCGACGGGCCGCTTCAGGAACTTCTCCACCTTCTTCTGGTACGGCCCGGTGGACTTCGTGCAGGACGCCGCCTGGGCGGCGGTGCCGGTGCCCAGGACCAGCGCGGGCGCCGCCACCAGCCCGGCGACGGACAGCGCGACCCCGCGCCGCAGTCGCACGGCAGGTATCTTCTGTGTGACTCTCATGTACGCCAACTCCCCTTCGCAGGCAGTACGTTGGTCTCGTCTGCTAGGACGCGCGAAGGGGAGTGGAGGTTGCGCGGGCTGACCTCTCGATCGGGTACCGGTCGGGGTCCGGCCGGTACGCGCCGTCAGCGGTTCAGCGGTTTCCGCAGGTGGTTCAGCGCGTGGCGGGGACGAGCGCGCGCCGTTCGGCCCGCGCGACCCGGGTCCCGTACAGCGTGATCGATACGACGCCGAGGACCGCGAGCAGCCCCAGCGCCACCGTCCCCGCCCAGCCCCCGGCGTGGAAGGCGACCGCACCGAGCGTGCCGCCCGCGCTGGAGCCCAGGTAGTACGCGGACTGGTAGAGCGCGGATGCCTGGGCGCGGCCGGTGGTGGCCGTACGGCTCACCGAGGACGAGGCGACCGCGTGCCCGGCGAAGAACCCGGCCGTGATCAGCACCAGGCCCAGCAGTACGGCGGGCAGCTGGTCGGCCAGGGAGAGCAGCAGACCGGCGGCCGTGGTGGAGACGGCCAGGTAGAGCGCTCCCCGGCGGCCGAGCCGGGCGACCAGCTGTCCGGCCGCGGCGGAGGAGACCGTACCGACCAGGTAGACCAGGAAGATCGAGCCGACGATGCCCTGCGGGAGGCTGAACGGGGCCTCGACCAGCCGGTAGCCGATCACGGTGTAGACCGCGCCGAACACCGTCATGAACAGGGCGCCGATCGCGTACAGGCGGCGCAGCAGCGGATCGGCGAGGTGCCCGCCGACGGTCTTCGCCAGGGCCTTCGGGTTCAGCGAGCCGGGCGTGAAGTGCCGGGCCTTGGGGATCATGAAGTGGAAGACGACCGCACAGGCCACGGCGAGCAGCCCCACGGAGAAGAGCGCGGCCCGCCAGCCCCACAGCTGGGCGACCCAGCCGGTGAGGATGCGGCCGCTCATGCCGCCGATGCTGTTGCCCGCCACGAACAGCCCGATCGCGGCGACCAGCGCCTTGGGCCGCACCTCCTCGGCCAGATACGCCATCGCGGAGGCCGGCAGCCCGGCGAGCGCGGCTCCCTGTACGGCCCGCAGCGCGATCAGCCAGCCGAGCGACGGGGCGAACGGGATGAGCAGACCCACCAGCACGGCGACCGTCAGCGAGGCGGTCATCATCTGCCGCCGCCCGAACCGCTCGGAGAGCGCGCTCAGCGGCAGGACGCACAGGGCCAGCGCCCCGGTGGCCGCGGAGACCGTCCAGCTCGCCTGTCCCGCCGTGGCGCCGAAGGAGGCGGAGACGGCGGGCAGCAGGGCCTGGGTGGAGTAGAGGAGGGCGAACGTCGCGATCCCGGCGGCGAAGAGCGCGAAGCTCATCCGGCGGTAGCCGGGGCGGCCGGGCTCAAGACGCGCGGTGGCGTCGGTGGTGGAGAGGAGGGACGGCGCGGCTGAGGCATCCACGGCGAGGGTGGATGCCCCGGTACTGGCAGGAGGCATACGTCGAAAGTAGGCTTCCGGGTTTCATGCGTCCAATGCACGAACTCGCCATAATCGTTCCCATGGTGCATGAACGCAGCTCACAGCCTCGGCTGTCACCGAGCAGTTACGAAGAAGACATCCGCGCGGTACTCGCGCCGAGGCTCGCGTACTTCGCGGCGGTGGCCCGTCACGAGCACGTCACCCGCGCCGCGCACGAGCTGGGAGTCCCGCAGTCGACGCTCTCGCGGGCCATGGTCAGACTCGAACAGGATCTGGGCGTCGCCCTGTTCGCCCGCCGGGGCCGCACCGTCTCGCTCACCCCGGCGGGCCGCACCTTCCTGGGCTCGGCGGAGCGGGCGCTGGCCGAGGTGGAGAAGGCCGCCGACTCCGTACGGGCGGACGCCGACCCGAGCGCGGGCAAGGTCGCCTTCGGCTTCCTGCACACCATGGGATCCGAGACCGTGCCCGCCCTGATCCGGGCCTTCCGCGTCGACCACCCCAAGGTCCGCTTCCAGCTCGTCCAGAACTACGGCGAGGCGATGATCGAACGTCTGCGGGCGGGCGGCCTCGACCTCTGCCTCACCTCACCCGTCCCCGACGCCCCGGACCTGGTAGCCCGCCGCCTCGACGAGCAGCGGCTGCGCCTGGTGGTCCCCGACGACCACCGCCTCGCGGGCCGCCGCCGCGTCCGCCTCGCGGAGGCCGCCGACGAATTCTTCGTCACCCTGGAACCGGGCTACGGCCTGCGGCGGATCACCGACGACCTCTGCGCGGAGGCGGGCTTCACCCCGCGGGTCGCCTTCGAGGGCGAGGAGGCCGAGACCCTGCGGGGTCTGGTCGCGGCGGGACTCGGGGTGGCCCTCCTGCCGCCCCCCGCGGTGGCCCGGCCCGGCGTCGTCGAGCTGACCGTCACGGCGCCGCGGGCGGCCCGGGAGATCGGCGTCGCCTGGCTGGACGGCCACCCGGACACCCCGCCCGTCGCCGCCTTCAAGCGCTTCCTGCTCTCCCGCCGGGGCCATCTGCTCCCGGACTGACCGGCCGGGCGGGCGCGGCCGGCTCCCGGACCGGGCGGCGCTACGGGCGCAGCGAGCGGCCGAACCCGGCGGCCAGCGGCATCCGCAGCCCCAGCGGCGGCGGTGCCGCCAGTGCGTCGGCCACCGGCCGGGCGTAGGACCGGGCGAACAGCGATCCCCGGACGAAGTCGGCGGCCAGCGCCTCCACTTCGGACCGGTGCTGGCGCAGCGCGTGCCCGTCGGAGTGGACCTCGAAGCGGCAGGTGTCCCGGTTGGACTTCTTGGCCCGCTCGGCCAGCCGGTACGACAGCTCCGGGTCCGTGTGCGCGTCGTTCGTGCCGTGCACGATCAGCACCCGCCGCCCCACCAGTTGCTTCACCGGCTCCGGATCGGGCTCGTCCGGGGCGTGGTCCGGCAGCCAGGGGGCCATCGCCAGCACGGAGGTCACGGCGGTGTGCCCGCCGGCCCGCAGCGCGGCCCGGCCGCCCATGCCGTGGCCGACGAGGCAGACGGGGACGTCGCCGTAGCGCCGTACGGCCTCGTCGGCCGCCCACTCGGCGTCCGCCGCCGGGGCCGCGTCACCGTTCCAGCCGCGGGCGCGGTAGCGCAGCACATGCACCGCGAGACCGTCGTCCCGGCCCGCGCGGGCCAGGGTCCGGGCGAACGGCAGCTGGACCGCGTACGACCATGCGGAAGGACGGCGGGGCGAGTCCGCCCTGCCGTCCGGGAGCAGCAGGACGACGCCGCTGACCTCGGGTGGTGCTCCGGCCGTGAGGACGGCCCGTCCCAGCCTCGCAGCAGGCAGGGGAAGTGCGCGCTGTGCCATGACAGAACAGTCTCAGAAGGAGAGGTGTACTCCACCCGACTTCGCGGTCACTGTTACGCATCGGCGAAGCGCTCTACGCGCGTAGGCGCTAGAGTGCCAAGATGACGAGCCAGACCCTGAATGTCCCCGATTCCGACCAGATCCGGCGTGCCCCCAAGGTGCTCCTCCACGACCACCTCGACGGCGGCCTGCGCCCCGGCACGATCGTGGACCTGGCGCGCGAGCAGGGCTACGACGACCTTCCCGAGACCGAGCCCGACAAGCTCGGCGTCTGGTTCCGCGAGGCGGCCGACTCCGGTTCGCTGGAGCGCTACCTGGAGACGTTCGCCCACACCTGCGCCGTCATGCAGACCCGTGAGGCCCTGTTCCGGGTGGCCGCCGAGTGCGCCGAGGACCTCGCCGAGGACGGTGTCGTCTACGCCGAGGTGCGCTACGCCCCCGAGCAGCACCTGACCGGCGGACTGACCCTCGAAGAGGTCGTCGAAGCGGTCAACGAGGGCTTCCGCGAGGGCGAGCGCCGGGCCCGCGCGAACGGCCACCGCATCCGCGTCGGAGCGCTCCTCACCGCGATGCGGCACGCCGCCCGCGCCCTGGAGATCGCCGAACTCGCCAACCGCTACCGCGACCTGGGCGTCGCCGGCTTCGACATCGCGGGCGCCGAGGCGGGCTACCCGCCCACCCGGCACCTCGACGCGTTCGAGTACCTCAAGCGCGAGAACAACCACTTCACGATCCACGCGGGCGAGGCGTTCGGGCTCCCGTCGATCTGGCAGGCGCTCCAGTGGTGCGGCGCCGACCGCCTCGGCCACGGCGTCCGCATCATCGACGACATCGAGGTCGCCGACGACGGCACCGTGACGCTGGGCCGTCTCGCCTCCTACGTACGCGACAAGCGCATCCCGCTGGAGCTGTGCCCGACCTCCAACCTCCAGACCGGCGCCGCCGACTCCTACGCCGAGCACCCCATCGGGCTGCTGCGGAAGCTGCATTTCCGCGCCACGGTGAACACGGACAACCGGCTGATGAGCGGGACGAGCATGAGTCGGGAATTCGAGAAGCTGATCGAGACTTTCGGATACACGCTCGACGACATGCAGTGGTTCACAGTCAATGCGATGAAATCAGCGTTCATTCCTTTCGATGAACGTCTGGCGATGATCAACGACGTCGTCAAGCCCGGATACGCGGAACTGAAGTCCGAATGGCTGTTCCGGCAGACCGCCGCGACCAGCGGTTCTTCGTCCCTGGTGGGCTGATAGCAGCTCAGGGGAAACGGCCGGGGCCTTCGTGTCCCGGCCGTTTTTCGTGTGTCGCCATGTTTGCGGAACAGGTAATGAGCTGGCTACGTTGCGAAGCCGCTCACATTCCCTTCCCCAAGGACGAATTCTCATGAAGAAGTCTGCTGCCAGGACTCTCGGCGTCGCCGCCCTCGGTGCCGCTTTCGCCGCTGCCGCCGCCGGCAGTGCCTCCGCCGTCACCGCGCTGCCGGTCGACGCCGTCGCCGGTGCGCTCCCCGTCTCCACCAGCGCCCTGGACACCGTCGCCAAGTCCCTGCCGGTCCAGGAGACCGCGAACAAGGTCCTCGGCGGCGAGGCCACCGACGCCGTCGCCCCCGTCACCGGCCTGCTCGGCGGCCTGCCCACCAAGGGCCTGTCGGCGAACGGGATCCCGCTCGGCGGCTGATCACCACCCCCGCGGCACACCACCGCACATGCCAGTGGGGCACACACCCGGTCCGGGTGTGTGCCCCACTGCGCGTTCTCCCCGTGGTCCGCGCGTCACCAGGCCGTCGCGGACGTGGCGGACTTCTCCGACGGCAGCAGCGCCCACAGCGCCAGGTACAGCAGGAACTGCG is a genomic window of Streptomyces sp. NBC_01237 containing:
- a CDS encoding sigma-70 family RNA polymerase sigma factor, with the protein product MSDLTKTATASVDSRLEGHRVELTGYCYRMLGSAFEAEDAVQDTLVRAWRNFDKFEGRSSLRSWLYRIATNVCLDMLNAGNKRARPMDLSGPTPLARAALNPLPENTWLEPMPDGRILPSVEDPAEAAVARESVRLAFVAALQHLPPKQRAVLILREVLAWKASEVAELLDTSVASVNSALQRARATLTESEDRAADTANPLDAEQQKLLERYVAAFEGYDMTALTALLHEDAVMTMPPFDLWLKGHEDITGFMLSFGASCAGSRLVATEANGTPAFAHYKPNPEGPGFVPWALQVIDITDGAISAMHCFLDTPRWFPLFGLPDHLPAETA
- a CDS encoding S8 family serine peptidase, which encodes MKSACVSTIAAAAAVAIAAGMTTPAAAQPDRAGPAGSRAGAAARATHHLTLITGDRVTVDAKGRVVGFEPAKGRAGIPVQKRIRDGHTLVIPADAHRLIASGKLDRRLFDITELNRPENRRAQQKGLRLIVGYRGAQAAAAKAEVRDAGATRVGRSLKSLNAESVTTPKGDAKDIWQALTSKQAHSPQRTTAAGVDRVWLDGVRRASLDKSVAQIGAPVAWQAGYTGKGVKIAVLDTGVDPTHPDLKNQILASKNFTASPDTKDRVGHGTHVSSIAAGTGARSGGKFKGVAPDAKLLEGKVLDDDGFGDDSGILAGMEWAVAQGADIVNLSLGGGDTPEIDPLEAAVNKLSAEKGVLFAIAAGNEGDGAGTVGSPGSADAALTVGAVDDKNVLADFSSRGPRIGDGAIKPDVTAPGVDITAAAAPGSAIDQEVGQNPPGYLSISGTSMATPHVAGAAALLKQQHPQWTYTELKGALTASTKPGAYNAFQQGSGRIAVDRALGQSIVADPVSVSFGVQEWPHTDDTPATKKVTYRNLGTSDVTLDLTVAGTGPKGKPAPAGFFVLGADKVTVPAGGTTDVELTADTRLGGAENGSYSAYVVGTGGGQSVRTAAAVEREGEAYDVTLKTIGRTGGAPAFAEVALDALDGLGASVAPVVTDGVAKVRLPKGTYALNANIYASENPEAGVDWLAQPKLNVTGATAVTLDARTAKPVSFTLPEKGTKAQGLLTEYTVSTKNSEASFGWILGDTKGFGTAHVGPQITDGSLSQSWTGNWTKGASSEYNVALGGKVKQLATGYSRKFTAGQFATLKVSMGVGAVARKTGQIYAWASLPDSEQFFGTAVEQKLPGTRTVRVSTLDKARWSFDFQQVGGHTPEGFPLTEAYYMVGDEAAYKGGKSYTRTVNTGVFGPLLSSESGIFRSGNDITAALPVLADGKGNYGSPELSSVKTVLYRNGKKIAQNDDPLTGDEFFKVPSGAADYRLTTSVRHSAKIGALSTRTDASWSFRSKKTPGAQLPASTVRFSPALTTDGRAKAGKAVSVPVKVQGSAAGKNLKSLTVYVSYNDGKTWKKVTVKKGKISVRNPAKGKAISFKANVTDKKGNKSSVTIHSAYLGK
- a CDS encoding adenosine deaminase, producing MTSQTLNVPDSDQIRRAPKVLLHDHLDGGLRPGTIVDLAREQGYDDLPETEPDKLGVWFREAADSGSLERYLETFAHTCAVMQTREALFRVAAECAEDLAEDGVVYAEVRYAPEQHLTGGLTLEEVVEAVNEGFREGERRARANGHRIRVGALLTAMRHAARALEIAELANRYRDLGVAGFDIAGAEAGYPPTRHLDAFEYLKRENNHFTIHAGEAFGLPSIWQALQWCGADRLGHGVRIIDDIEVADDGTVTLGRLASYVRDKRIPLELCPTSNLQTGAADSYAEHPIGLLRKLHFRATVNTDNRLMSGTSMSREFEKLIETFGYTLDDMQWFTVNAMKSAFIPFDERLAMINDVVKPGYAELKSEWLFRQTAATSGSSSLVG
- a CDS encoding alpha/beta hydrolase yields the protein MAQRALPLPAARLGRAVLTAGAPPEVSGVVLLLPDGRADSPRRPSAWSYAVQLPFARTLARAGRDDGLAVHVLRYRARGWNGDAAPAADAEWAADEAVRRYGDVPVCLVGHGMGGRAALRAGGHTAVTSVLAMAPWLPDHAPDEPDPEPVKQLVGRRVLIVHGTNDAHTDPELSYRLAERAKKSNRDTCRFEVHSDGHALRQHRSEVEALAADFVRGSLFARSYARPVADALAAPPPLGLRMPLAAGFGRSLRP
- a CDS encoding MFS transporter, with product MPPASTGASTLAVDASAAPSLLSTTDATARLEPGRPGYRRMSFALFAAGIATFALLYSTQALLPAVSASFGATAGQASWTVSAATGALALCVLPLSALSERFGRRQMMTASLTVAVLVGLLIPFAPSLGWLIALRAVQGAALAGLPASAMAYLAEEVRPKALVAAIGLFVAGNSIGGMSGRILTGWVAQLWGWRAALFSVGLLAVACAVVFHFMIPKARHFTPGSLNPKALAKTVGGHLADPLLRRLYAIGALFMTVFGAVYTVIGYRLVEAPFSLPQGIVGSIFLVYLVGTVSSAAAGQLVARLGRRGALYLAVSTTAAGLLLSLADQLPAVLLGLVLITAGFFAGHAVASSSVSRTATTGRAQASALYQSAYYLGSSAGGTLGAVAFHAGGWAGTVALGLLAVLGVVSITLYGTRVARAERRALVPATR
- a CDS encoding STAS domain-containing protein gives rise to the protein MNPIVLVVEGRVTRSAVPGLCAELESLLRSPQAAALGPAEAVECDVGGVVQPDLALVEAVARLGLVARRAGGRRLRLRRVPPEVRTLLRLVGLADVVVLDDPEQRVPGPHRPPVP
- a CDS encoding L,D-transpeptidase family protein — encoded protein: MRVTQKIPAVRLRRGVALSVAGLVAAPALVLGTGTAAQAASCTKSTGPYQKKVEKFLKRPVDGKQSTADCKATQKFQKAHGITPTIGYAGPVTWRTMNTMLDQKAAGKNPDKAKKCPTDKGRIACVDLTRQLSWIQDGKKLKFGPVPVRTGRDGAETRTGASKVYWRDIKHWSTIYKVWMPYSQFFDGGQAFHSVTKSMYNPPGSGGCVNMRPADAKSYWKLLKKGDDVFVYGRKPGT
- a CDS encoding LysR family transcriptional regulator; the encoded protein is MVHERSSQPRLSPSSYEEDIRAVLAPRLAYFAAVARHEHVTRAAHELGVPQSTLSRAMVRLEQDLGVALFARRGRTVSLTPAGRTFLGSAERALAEVEKAADSVRADADPSAGKVAFGFLHTMGSETVPALIRAFRVDHPKVRFQLVQNYGEAMIERLRAGGLDLCLTSPVPDAPDLVARRLDEQRLRLVVPDDHRLAGRRRVRLAEAADEFFVTLEPGYGLRRITDDLCAEAGFTPRVAFEGEEAETLRGLVAAGLGVALLPPPAVARPGVVELTVTAPRAAREIGVAWLDGHPDTPPVAAFKRFLLSRRGHLLPD